From the Solanum stenotomum isolate F172 chromosome 4, ASM1918654v1, whole genome shotgun sequence genome, one window contains:
- the LOC125862474 gene encoding fructose-1,6-bisphosphatase, cytosolic-like codes for MDHAADAHRTDLMTITRFVLNEQSKYPESRGDFTILLSHIVLGCKFVCTAVNKAGLAKLLGLAGETNVQGEDQKKLDVLSNEVFIKALVSSGRTCILVSEEDEEATFVEPSKRGKYCVVFDPLDGSSNIDCGVSIGTIFGIYMMKDVHEPTLDDVLQPGKNMLAAGYCMYGSSCTLVLSTGKGVNGFTLDPSLGEFILTHPDIKIPKKGKIYSVNEGNAKNWDGPTSKYVESCKFPKDGSSPKSLRYIGSMVADVHRTLLYGGIFLYPADKKSPNGKLRVLYEVFPMSFLMEQAGGQAFTGKERALDLVPTKIHERAPIFLGSYDDVEEIKRLYAAEEKN; via the exons ATGGATCACGCAGCAGATGCTCATCGGACTGATTTGATGACTATAACTAGGTTCGTGTTGAACGAACAGAGTAAATACCCTGAATCTCGCGGCGATTTCACTATTTTGCTCAGTCATATTGTTCTTGGCTGCAAATTTGTTTGTACTGCTGTTAACAAG GCAGGTTTGGCCAAACTCCTTGGGCTTGCTGGTGAGACTAATGTGCAG GGTGAAGACCAAAAGAAACTGGATGTACTCTCAAATGAAGTTTTCATCAAGGCTTTGGTCAGCAGTGGCCGAACA TGCATTCTCGTGTCTGAGGAAGACGAAGAAGCTACTTTTGTAGAGCCATCTAAGCGTGGAAA GTACTGTGTAGTTTTTGATCCTCTGGATGGATCTTCCAACATTGATTGTGGTGTTTCTATTGGAACG ATCTTTGGGATTTACATGATGAAAGATGTTCATGAACCAACACTAGATGATGTCTTGCAACCTGGAAAGAATATGTTAGCTGCTGGATACTGCATGTATGGAAGTTCTTGTACG CTTGTCTTGAGCACTGGAAAAGGTGTCAATGGTTTTACACTTGACCCCTCTTTAGGCGAGTTCATTTTGACTCATCCTGATATCAAG ATTCCGAAGAAAGGAAAGATTTATTCAGTGAATGAAGGAAATGCCAAGAACTGGGATGGTCCAACATCCAA aTATGTGGAGAGCTGCAAATTCCCCAAGGATGGTTCTTCACCCAAATCTTTAAGATATATTGGAAG CATGGTAGCTGATGTTCATCGCACTTTACTCTACGGAGGTATCTTTTTGTACCCAGCTGATAAGAAAAGCCCCAATGGAAAGCTGCG GGTTCTCTATGAAGTATTTCCCATGTCATTTCTGATGGAACAAGCAGGAGGTCAAGCATTTACCGGAAAGGAGCGG GCACTGGACTTAGTTCCTACGAAGATACATGAAAGGGCGCCAATATTCCTCGGTAGTTACGATGATGTGGAGGAGATCAAAAGGCTTTATGCTGCTGAAGAGAAAAACTAA
- the LOC125863243 gene encoding histone H3.2-like: protein MARTKQTARKSTGGKAPRKQLATKAARKSAPATGGVKKPHRFRPGTVALREIRKYQKSTELLIRKLPFQRLVREIAQDFKTDLRFQSSAVAALQEAAEAYLVGLFEDTNLCAIHAKRVTIMPKDMQLARRIRGERA from the coding sequence ATGGCAAGAACAAAGCAAACAGCGAGAAAATCCACCGGAGGAAAGGCACCAAGGAAGCAATTGGCCACCAAAGCTGCAAGGAAATCAGCACCGGCTACCGGAGGAGTGAAGAAGCCTCACCGTTTCCGTCCAGGAACAGTGGCTCTTCGTGAGATCCGTAAGTACCAGAAGAGCACAGAGCTTTTGATCCGAAAGCTACCTTTTCAAAGACTGGTTAGAGAGATTGCACAGGATTTCAAGACGGATTTGAGATTCCAGAGCAGTGCTGTAGCTGCACTTCAGGAGGCGGCTGAGGCGTATTTGGTGGGTCTCTTTGAGGATACTAATTTGTGTGCAATTCATGCTAAAAGAGTCACGATTATGCCTAAGGATATGCAATTGGCTAGGCGTATTAGGGGTGAAAGGGCTTAA
- the LOC125862182 gene encoding octanoyltransferase LIP2, mitochondrial-like has translation MRRSLEVWKMGTVNYVEALKLQEKLTSDRKALKIIDTLLSLQHPPTYTVGKRETVHNLLIPDSELKSMGAELHYTQRGGDITFHGPHQAILYPIVSLRDIGLGARMYVEKLELTMIELASMYGVKAQAGQKCETGVWVEDRKIGAIGVKISSGITSHGLAFNMDPDLNYFKHIVPCGIVDKGVTSLKNEADVELPVEEVIQEQLIACFVRIFGYNDVILKDKSVL, from the coding sequence ATGAGGCGCAGTCTTGAGGTTTGGAAGATGGGCACTGTCAATTACGTTGAGGCACTGAAGCTGCAAGAGAAGCTGACATCTGATAGAAAAGCTCTAAAAATTATTGATACCCTATTATCGCTACAACATCCACCGACGTATACAGTTGGCAAAAGGGAAACAGTTCATAATCTACTCATTCCTGATTCAGAGCTCAAGTCCATGGGGGCAGAACTTCACTATACGCAAAGAGGAGGTGACATTACTTTTCATGGTCCTCACCAAGCGATCTTATATCCCATTGTTTCGTTGAGAGATATTGGTTTGGGGGCAAGAATGTACGTTGAGAAGCTTGAGCTAACCATGATTGAATTGGCATCTATGTATGGTGTGAAAGCACAGGCTGGACAAAAATGTGAAACTGGGGTTTGGGTTGAGGACAGAAAGATTGGCGCAATTGGAGTTAAAATTTCATCTGGGATCACATCTCATGGATTAGCATTCAACATGGATCctgatttaaattattttaagcaTATTGTGCCTTGTGGGATAGTCGATAAAGGTGTtacttctttgaagaatgaaGCAGATGTAGAGCTTCCTGTTGAAGAAGTGATACAGGAGCAGTTGATCGCTTGTTTTGTAAGAATATTTGGGTACAACGATGTCATTTTAAAAGATAAGTCCGTGTTATAA